The segment TGAGAATGTAGTTGCTCTGGGGACGAATATAGTGCACTGGATGGTTGATGATCCTGAGGCTCACCCAAGGATCCTGTTAATGTATTTTAGGCATTCATTAGTCCATGTACCGATACCTAGGGTTTTGATTATTAGCTTAGAGTAACTATATTGTTTACACGTAATTGTATGTAATAGCCTCCATGCACAGATATGGAATAAAAGGCTGAAAATGAAACTGCTTGGGAAACATAGTTGCCAACCATCATAGTGAAGAAGGCAACAAGTGAATGAATGGTCTGCACATTGGGGTTTTACTCAAGGCCAAAATATACCCAACAACAGATCACATATTGGTTTTGCTTCCCtctaaaaaatggagaaaaacagGTAAAAAACCCTTGAAATTGAGCTGCTTCAATAACCACTCACCGTCGCAAGGCCCGTCTTCCAGCGCCAGGTTATCTAAATTCTGAAGCGGCAGGTCATAGTCCGACGCCTCGTAGGTCAGCGCACTGTAACTATTTCCCTGATCCGCAGACCACACTCCCTCGTCCAACAGGAAGGGCTCCAGGTCGTGGAGGGCTTCGTCGGAAAGCTTCCAGTCGTTGACGTCGTAGTAGGAGGCCGCAGCGCCGTAATCATCGCATATTCCGTCTTCCTGCAACTGGAAATGTTAAATCTCAAATATTCATATTTCGTAGTCGAGTAACCAAAGTCCTCTATTAAATGTGCAGTGTTGTTATCTGAACAAATCTGGCTTAACTTgaacatctatttgtatatatttatctatatctaacaaTCTCTCCAAACGGATCTACTAAAAATAAGAAATCACACATCCATCCAAACTAATTACTAAAGTATACTAACCCCAGCTCTCCAGGTATTGGCTTCCATGGTCTTCTGTGGATAATTATACTCCGTGGAATAGAAATCAACGTTAGTGAAATATGTTTGGCATAGAGCATCTATGTCTCCTCCGCTTGCGTCTAAGGGTTCAGGTGAGGTGAAGGAAGGCTCAAGGCTGTCGTAACCGTATTCCATTCCGAAACTGCGACGGTCCTATTGAAATCCTTGTAGTAGATCAAGAgaatctttctctcgcactctgaCACACAAATGTAAGATGCTCCCTCTGTAGGCGTATCCCGCAATCTGACACAGTCGACTCCTCCGTGTTGCTTTTATCGCGCGTCCTCCCTGGTGCAGCGTTACGTCATTGCCAAGATCTTCCCACTGCTGGAGAGTCGCAACGTTTGCTCCAGCAAGCCGGGACGCGTCCCTTGTGGCCCGCCACTCTGAGTCACGCGGGACGCATTTTTCATTGCCAAG is part of the Penaeus vannamei isolate JL-2024 chromosome 19, ASM4276789v1, whole genome shotgun sequence genome and harbors:
- the LOC113820814 gene encoding ETS-related transcription factor Elf-1 isoform X1 — encoded protein: MEYGYDSLEPSFTSPEPLDASGGDIDALCQTYFTNVDFYSTEYNYPQKTMEANTWRAGEDGICDDYGAAASYYDVNDWKLSDEALHDLEPFLLDEGVWSADQGNSYSALTYEASDYDLPLQNLDNLALEDGPCDGSLGEPQDHQPSSALYSSPEQLHSQSEQLLSQHPDVLEKIPSKRKRVRGPKNWEFLIRLLADKRTNPSLIRWEDESTATFRLVQPDKIAQLWSKRTPDSPPLTYNNFARGLRYHYSRGALQPVSEKQLVYQCGPKALQYLIDLRKGSS
- the LOC113820814 gene encoding ETS-related transcription factor Elf-3 isoform X2; this encodes MEYGYDSLEPSFTSPEPLDASGGDIDALCQTYFTNVDFYSTEYNYPQKTMEANTWRAGLQEDGICDDYGAAASYYDVNDWKLSDEALHDLEPFLLDEGVWSADQGNSYSALTYEASDYDLPLQNLDNLALEDGPCDGSLGEPQDHQPSSALYSSPEQLHSQSEQLLSQHPDVLEKIPSKRKRVRGPKNWEFLIRLLADKRTNPSLIRWEDESTATFRLVQPDKIAQLWSKRTPDSPPLTYNNFARGLRYHYSRGALQPVSEKQLVYQCGPKALQYLIDLRKGSS